A window from Cryptomeria japonica chromosome 1, Sugi_1.0, whole genome shotgun sequence encodes these proteins:
- the LOC131026769 gene encoding uncharacterized protein LOC131026769, with protein MVGHDVERRPDWVKGGECMESVGNDSFSSKIVVNMEKLQSQSQSQDPEESEMGETESEVVRENSVVVSKSRSSADAGDSELGFEAGDSMVVSNSSRHGSKNNSSRDGHVCRFCSRVFSSGRALGGHVRVHGAGRSNGQSSSSVYGQSSRGDYSSTDIWVKESKVPTGRSYGNSNWDRVGSIEEGDDAEEEEEEHKVVKDKNMDFGKEELGDHNKMVPLYTLRKNPKRSRRLTDLEFGMDLSTKNSTAGYECGKEFRSSKALFSHIECHPERVWKGIQPPDDSFYASDDDNQENANGGASIVAALSPGLSPSCWQSSQGSEDLDNKEEEDAAGSDNEGDRVGMEGGKTANEPVSCSFLTWSVTSKRGRRVPNRSRPLQEDYAEEEETEVDNIKELEDDTDTAHFLVMLASSASITNKINKANRPVERQMTKESVHRAKTRKGESQGSSEDLEPGQEDKRTDKTSRPAELGADKYKCRTCKKLFNSHQALGGHRASHRNIKCCTAITNGVEREMAEEDMGITEVGSSVLMTEYHPAGMNDMDSSPAREEKEKKANHSHSQQAIPMKKSKGHECCVCNKVFPTGQALGGHKRCHWIVDRLETATSVISNKKQAKQGHMRTAPKPVFDLNQPAPMEEEDLEASNGIIEVVPASDESVNDKVKMVDDIVSNAGFRYVCML; from the coding sequence ATGGTGGGTCATGACGTGGAGAGAAGGCCCGATTGGGTGAAGGGAGGAGAGTGCATGGAGAGTGTGGGAAATGATAGTTTCAGCAGCAAGATTGTGGTGAATATGGAGAAGTTGCAATCTCAATCCCAATCTCAGGATCCTGAGGAATCAGAGATGGGGGAGACTGAGTCTGAGGTGGTGAGGGAGAATTCTGTGGTGGTTTCCAAGTCCAGGAGCTCTGCAGATGCAGGGGATTCTGAGCTTGGTTTCGAGGCAGGGGATTCTATGGTGGTGTCTAACTCCAGCAGGCATGGGAGCAAGAATAACAGCAGCAGAGATGGCCATGTTTGTAGATTTTGCAGTAGAGTTTTTAGCTCAGGGAGGGCTCTGGGTGGGCATGTTAGAGTCCATGGGGCTGGTAGGTCTAATGGGCAATCTTCTAGCAGTGTGTATGGGCAATCCTCTAGGGGCGATTATTCATCAACTGATATCTGGGTGAAGGAATCCAAGGTACCCACAGGTAGATCTTATGGGAATTCCAACTGGGACAGAGTTGGTAGTATCGAAGAAGGGGATGATgcagaggaagaggaggaagaacataAGGTAGTGAAAGATAAGAATATGGATTTTGGGAAGGAGGAATTGGGTGATCACAACAAGATGGTGCCTCTGTATACGCTTAGAAAGAATCCCAAGCGGAGTAGGAGGCTAACAGATTTGGAGTTCGGTATGGATTTGAGCACCAAGAACAGCACAGCCGGTTATGAATGTGGGAAGGAGTTTCGGTCATCCAAAGCACTTTTTAGTCATATTGAATGTCATCCTGAAAGGGTCTGGAAGGGAATTCAGCCTCCAGATGATAGTTtctatgctagtgatgatgataatCAGGAAAATGCTAATGGCGGTGCTAGTATTGTTGCTGCTCTCAGCCCTGGTCTTTCTCCATCCTGCTGGCAGAGCTCTCAGGGATCAGAAGATCTGGACAATAAAGAGGAAGAAGATGCCGCAGGTTCAGATAATGAGGGTGATAGAGTGGGCATGGAGGGAGGGAAAACAGCTAATGAGCCAGTTTCCTGCAGCTTCCTCACCTGGTCTGTGACTTCAAAAAGAGGTAGGAGAGTGCCAAATAGGTCTAGACCTTTACAGGAGGATTATGCTGAAGAAGAAGAAACAGAGGTGGACAATATCAAAGAGCTTGAGGATGATACAGACACTGCCCATTTCCTTGTTATGCTTGCATCTAGTGCCAGTATTACCAATAAGATTAATAAGGCCAATAGACCTGTTGAGAGACAGATGACAAAAGAATCAGTTCATCGTGCCAAGACGAGGAAGGGTGAATCACAGGGAAGTAGTGAGGATTTGGAACCAGGACAGGAGGACAAGAGGACTGATAAAACCAGTAGACCAGCTGAATTAGGTGCAGACAAATATAAGTGTCGCACATGCAAGAAGCTCTTCAATTCTCATCAAGCTCTGGGAGGCCACAGAGCAAGTCATAGGAACATTAAATGTTGTACTGCAATAACTAATGGTGTGGAGCGGGAGATGGCAGAGGAGGATATGGGTATAACTGAAGTAGGTAGCAGTGTATTGATGACAGAGTATCATCCAGCAGGTATGAATGATATGGATTCTTCACCTGCAAGAGAGGAGAAGGAAAAGAAAGCTAATCACAGTCACTCTCAACAGGCAATACCAATGAAGAAGAGCAAGGGGCATGAATGTTGTGTCTGTAACAAAGTCTTTCCTACAGGTCAAGCTCTTGGTGGGCACAAGAGATGTCATTGGATTGTTGACAGACTAGAGACAGCAACCAGTGTGATCTCAAACAAGAAGCAAGCAAAGCAAGGCCATATGAGGACTGCCCCAAAGCCAGTCTTTGATCTGAACCAGCCAGCACCAATGGAGGAGGAAGATCTGGAAGCATCTAATGGCATAATAGAAGTAGTTCCTGCATCTGATGAGAGTGTGAATGATAAAgtgaagatggttgatgatattgtctCAAATGCAGGGTTCAGGTATGTTTGTATGCTGTAA